In a single window of the Niabella ginsenosidivorans genome:
- a CDS encoding glycosyltransferase has translation MHYGIITFGSRGDVQPYIALASGLMEQGNTVAIVGNENFSDFVAKYEIPFYPLPVDTQKILQSPEIAGILKSGNVIVYLRELGKLIRKDQAAVLEKMVSYCATFDVLIATPLTVVWVFSVAERLKKSWAIIQLTVPSVPTAVFPYLGLDFFNAPVYNRFTYRLMRWLFWKEHKKDVQEQRALLKLPPLKKSLLKIIDDQQVLQLHAFSRFLLQRPYDWPQEVSVTGFLDQNRGKTPVAGQDASTEEPISNWLKQDAPPVYIGFGSFPVPDPAIFYRILEYLLNHTGERYIFCQGWSQPIELPKSERVFEVKAVDHSWLFPQCKLAVVHGGIGTIGAALRAKIPIVVVSVLGDQPIWGRFIKRKGWGAHLSFKKLSPQKLLAAIRTADQDAIRASVLQVGGMMEQENGVAEAVSRLEAYFKTSAQPLLTQKNL, from the coding sequence ATGCATTACGGCATCATTACTTTTGGCTCCAGGGGAGATGTACAACCCTATATTGCATTAGCATCAGGATTAATGGAGCAGGGAAACACCGTTGCAATTGTAGGGAATGAGAATTTTTCTGATTTTGTGGCAAAATATGAGATCCCTTTCTACCCGCTTCCGGTGGATACGCAAAAAATATTGCAGTCGCCGGAAATAGCGGGCATCCTTAAATCCGGTAATGTGATCGTTTATTTACGGGAACTGGGAAAGTTGATCCGGAAAGATCAGGCCGCCGTTCTGGAAAAAATGGTCAGCTACTGTGCAACTTTTGATGTGCTGATAGCCACCCCGCTTACCGTGGTATGGGTATTTTCTGTAGCAGAACGTTTAAAAAAGTCCTGGGCGATTATTCAGTTAACGGTTCCTTCGGTGCCAACTGCAGTCTTCCCGTATCTGGGGCTTGATTTTTTCAATGCGCCGGTTTATAACCGGTTTACATACCGGTTGATGCGGTGGCTTTTCTGGAAAGAACACAAAAAAGATGTGCAGGAACAGCGGGCATTGTTAAAATTGCCGCCACTTAAAAAATCATTACTGAAAATAATAGATGATCAGCAGGTTTTGCAGTTACATGCGTTCAGCCGTTTTTTACTTCAACGGCCTTACGACTGGCCGCAGGAAGTGTCTGTTACCGGCTTTTTAGACCAGAATCGGGGAAAAACGCCTGTAGCCGGGCAGGATGCCAGTACGGAAGAACCGATCAGCAACTGGCTAAAGCAGGACGCCCCGCCCGTTTATATTGGCTTTGGAAGCTTTCCGGTTCCGGATCCGGCAATATTTTACAGGATTTTGGAATACCTATTGAACCATACAGGAGAACGTTATATTTTCTGCCAGGGCTGGAGTCAACCCATTGAGCTGCCCAAAAGTGAACGGGTCTTTGAAGTAAAAGCAGTAGACCATTCGTGGTTATTTCCGCAATGCAAACTGGCTGTTGTACACGGCGGAATCGGAACGATCGGCGCCGCGCTCCGTGCTAAAATACCGATAGTTGTTGTTTCCGTTTTGGGCGATCAGCCAATTTGGGGAAGGTTTATTAAACGGAAAGGCTGGGGCGCGCATCTTTCTTTTAAGAAGCTATCGCCACAAAAACTTTTAGCTGCTATCCGGACTGCTGATCAGGATGCCATCAGAGCTTCCGTTCTGCAAGTTGGCGGCATGATGGAACAGGAGAACGGCGTTGCTGAGGCCGTTTCAAGGCTTGAAGCGTATTTTAAAACGTCAGCACAACCATTGCTGACGCAAAAGAATTTGTAA
- a CDS encoding C45 family autoproteolytic acyltransferase/hydolase codes for MKKRFLRRLLRVLAVIVLFFGLLFAYLAWVSDIPEPKVKDTAALQLQRQQPDTGLYTIGNSWFRKSSSGLYELYVEGAPFERGVINGKLSKELVQLQEDYFSAQINRLVPSSFYRHFLKYFIGWFNRKLPDYVTEEYKDEIFGVSRSASDNYGYIGDKYQRILNYHSAHDIGHALQALALVGCTSFGTWGAASEDSTLIIGRNFDFYVGDDFAKNKIVEFVNPSSGYKYMSVTWGGFIGVVSGMNEKGLTVTINAAKSSYPTGAATPVSLVAREIVQYAKNIHEAVAIAQKRKMFVSESFLVGSAADNKAVIIEKTPDSLAIYDPHKNSILCTNHFQSTTFWNSEPNKEMREKSSSVYRYNRLNQLLAANEKNSVQKTIAILRDCRGINNADIGMGNEKAVNQFIAHHSIVFEPQKLLVWVSTAPWQLGPYVCYDLKKIFALHGMNKNTEVNETALTIPADSLIYTPQFKRFEQFRAYRAKIQDGEKIDPDSLVADNPTFYNSYILAGDYCFKNKAYAKAAQFYQKALTLEIANHGEREHAKTQLKMALHKAEK; via the coding sequence ATGAAGAAGCGATTTTTACGAAGATTATTACGGGTGCTGGCTGTTATTGTATTGTTCTTTGGCTTACTATTTGCTTACCTGGCCTGGGTTTCAGACATCCCGGAACCGAAGGTAAAAGACACCGCAGCTTTACAATTACAACGGCAGCAACCGGATACGGGTTTATACACCATCGGTAACAGCTGGTTCCGCAAAAGCAGTTCCGGTTTATATGAATTGTATGTGGAAGGCGCTCCTTTTGAGCGGGGCGTGATCAACGGTAAGCTCAGCAAAGAGCTGGTGCAATTACAGGAAGATTATTTCAGCGCACAGATCAACCGCCTGGTGCCTTCCAGCTTTTACCGGCATTTTTTAAAATATTTCATTGGTTGGTTCAATCGCAAGCTGCCGGACTATGTAACCGAAGAATATAAAGACGAGATCTTTGGTGTTTCCCGCTCGGCCTCCGATAACTATGGTTATATTGGCGATAAATACCAGCGCATTTTAAACTATCACTCTGCACATGATATTGGTCATGCCCTGCAAGCCCTGGCACTGGTGGGTTGCACTTCGTTTGGCACCTGGGGGGCTGCTTCGGAAGACAGTACCCTGATCATTGGCCGCAACTTTGATTTTTATGTAGGGGACGATTTTGCAAAAAATAAAATTGTGGAGTTTGTAAACCCCTCTTCCGGCTATAAATATATGAGCGTAACCTGGGGTGGATTTATTGGTGTGGTATCCGGTATGAACGAAAAAGGACTTACCGTTACCATTAACGCCGCCAAAAGTAGCTACCCTACCGGCGCGGCAACCCCGGTTTCGCTGGTAGCGCGGGAAATCGTTCAATATGCAAAGAACATTCATGAAGCGGTGGCCATCGCCCAAAAGCGTAAAATGTTTGTTTCCGAATCCTTCCTGGTAGGTTCGGCAGCTGATAATAAAGCCGTAATTATTGAGAAAACGCCGGATTCATTAGCCATTTATGATCCGCATAAAAACTCCATTCTCTGTACCAATCATTTTCAAAGTACTACTTTCTGGAATTCGGAACCCAATAAGGAAATGCGTGAAAAAAGCTCTTCCGTTTACCGTTACAACCGGCTGAACCAGCTGCTGGCAGCTAACGAAAAAAATTCGGTACAAAAAACCATTGCCATCCTGCGGGATTGCCGGGGTATCAATAACGCGGACATTGGCATGGGCAATGAAAAAGCGGTAAACCAGTTTATTGCACATCATTCCATTGTTTTTGAGCCGCAAAAGCTGCTGGTATGGGTCTCCACCGCGCCCTGGCAACTGGGGCCTTATGTTTGTTATGATCTTAAAAAAATATTTGCCCTGCATGGCATGAACAAAAATACAGAGGTCAATGAAACGGCCCTTACCATTCCTGCAGATTCTCTTATCTATACACCCCAGTTTAAGCGTTTTGAACAGTTCCGGGCTTACCGTGCAAAGATCCAGGACGGTGAAAAAATAGATCCTGACAGCCTGGTAGCTGATAATCCCACCTTCTACAACAGTTATATACTGGCGGGCGACTATTGCTTTAAAAACAAAGCCTATGCAAAGGCCGCACAATTCTATCAAAAAGCGCTAACGTTGGAAATAGCGAACCATGGCGAAAGAGAACATGCAAAGACGCAATTAAAAATGGCGCTGCATAAAGCTGAAAAGTGA
- a CDS encoding DUF3368 domain-containing protein has translation MPKTIISDTSCFIILANIGELELLHKVYGQITTTPDIAAEYGDPFPEWVEIIAVKDQYRQQLLEMQIDKGESSAIALALETPDSTIILDDIKGRKIARHLGLTYTGTLGIIIKAKLKGIIPSIKPILNKMKQTNFRLSAEIEFQALKAANE, from the coding sequence ATGCCTAAAACAATTATTTCAGACACCAGCTGTTTCATTATTCTTGCTAACATTGGCGAACTGGAACTTTTACATAAGGTTTACGGGCAAATTACAACCACACCGGATATCGCTGCAGAATATGGCGATCCTTTTCCTGAATGGGTGGAGATTATTGCTGTAAAGGATCAATACCGGCAGCAACTTTTGGAAATGCAGATCGATAAAGGAGAATCAAGTGCCATTGCTTTAGCACTGGAAACCCCTGATAGTACAATCATTCTGGACGATATAAAAGGAAGAAAAATAGCACGCCATCTTGGACTAACCTATACCGGCACTTTGGGTATAATTATTAAAGCGAAATTAAAAGGCATTATTCCCTCAATAAAACCGATATTAAATAAAATGAAACAAACCAATTTTCGTTTATCTGCGGAAATTGAGTTTCAGGCATTAAAAGCTGCAAATGAGTAA
- a CDS encoding UPF0175 family protein, whose amino-acid sequence MKVLTLNIPDGLDVDNQQLAMLVASRLYELGKLSLGQAAEVAGLTKRAFAELLGSYDVPIFNFPASELSGDVANA is encoded by the coding sequence ATGAAAGTATTGACATTAAATATTCCGGATGGCTTAGATGTAGACAACCAGCAACTCGCAATGCTGGTAGCAAGTCGGCTTTATGAACTGGGCAAGCTTTCACTAGGGCAAGCCGCTGAAGTTGCCGGATTAACAAAAAGAGCATTTGCAGAATTATTAGGTAGCTACGACGTTCCTATCTTTAATTTTCCTGCATCGGAACTTTCAGGAGATGTAGCAAATGCCTAA
- a CDS encoding phytoene desaturase family protein: protein MDYDVIIIGSGLGGLLCGSILGKEGLRVCVVEKNKQLGGNLQTFSRNKQLFDTGVHYIGGLAKGQNLYQVFKYAGIMDQLRLEKMEEAFDHILLENDPKEYVQSQGYDAFIKNLVADFPEEKEAIIRYCERVKEVCGKFPLYHLTTDDASVKNNVLGLGAQETIASITNNKKLQAVLAGNNLLYSGVAGKTPFHVHALIVNSYIESSWKCVDGGSQIAKLLAAEIKKHGGTVLRNCEVKKIVETNRAISHIEIVNGATISARYFISNINPAATLNLTNSPLLKNVYRKRISGLPNTVSSFSLHLVLKPRSVPYKNHNYYFHKDGCLWNMNDYTEANWPLGYGLYYTRDRKNPSYAATISVLTPMWFRDVEQWKDTYNRKGKESNRGTSYEAFKKRKTAQLLKLVKERFPEIVENIQYSYAATPLTNRDYIGLEDGSMYGVQKDYKNPLQTVISPRTKIPNLFLTGQSLNLHGILGTSLSAVLTCSLLLNDDTLVDKIRNV from the coding sequence ATGGATTACGACGTTATCATCATCGGCAGCGGATTGGGTGGCCTTTTATGTGGCAGCATACTGGGTAAGGAAGGGCTGCGGGTTTGTGTTGTGGAAAAGAACAAACAGCTTGGCGGCAATCTGCAAACCTTTTCGCGTAACAAGCAGCTTTTTGATACCGGGGTGCATTATATCGGAGGGTTGGCCAAGGGCCAGAATCTGTACCAGGTCTTTAAATACGCCGGTATCATGGATCAACTCCGGCTGGAAAAAATGGAGGAGGCCTTTGATCACATCCTGCTGGAAAATGATCCGAAGGAATATGTGCAGAGCCAGGGTTATGATGCGTTCATTAAAAATCTCGTGGCCGATTTCCCGGAAGAAAAGGAAGCCATTATCCGCTATTGCGAACGGGTAAAAGAAGTGTGTGGCAAGTTTCCACTTTATCACTTAACCACAGACGATGCGTCCGTAAAAAACAATGTGTTGGGCCTGGGTGCACAGGAAACCATCGCGTCCATTACCAATAACAAGAAATTACAGGCCGTGCTGGCGGGCAATAACCTGCTCTACTCCGGTGTTGCCGGTAAAACACCCTTTCACGTACACGCACTCATTGTAAACAGCTATATCGAAAGCAGCTGGAAATGCGTGGATGGCGGGTCGCAGATCGCCAAACTATTGGCAGCGGAAATAAAAAAACACGGAGGAACTGTCCTGCGCAATTGCGAAGTAAAAAAGATCGTGGAAACCAACAGAGCTATTTCCCATATTGAAATAGTAAACGGCGCCACCATCAGCGCGCGTTATTTTATCTCCAATATCAACCCTGCAGCTACACTAAATCTTACCAATTCGCCCCTTTTAAAAAATGTGTATCGCAAACGGATCAGCGGACTGCCCAATACGGTATCCTCTTTTTCACTGCACCTTGTTTTAAAGCCGCGATCGGTTCCTTATAAAAATCACAATTATTATTTTCATAAGGACGGGTGTTTATGGAATATGAATGATTACACGGAAGCCAACTGGCCGTTGGGTTATGGCTTGTATTATACCCGCGACCGTAAGAACCCCTCCTATGCCGCAACCATTTCTGTTTTAACGCCCATGTGGTTCAGGGATGTGGAACAATGGAAGGATACTTATAACCGTAAGGGGAAAGAAAGTAACCGTGGCACCTCTTACGAAGCCTTCAAAAAACGGAAAACAGCACAATTGTTAAAGCTGGTAAAAGAGCGCTTCCCGGAAATTGTTGAAAATATTCAGTACAGCTATGCCGCTACCCCGCTGACTAACCGCGATTATATTGGACTGGAAGATGGCTCGATGTACGGCGTGCAAAAAGATTATAAAAACCCGTTACAAACCGTCATCAGTCCGCGCACCAAAATCCCCAACCTGTTTTTAACAGGACAAAGCCTCAATTTGCATGGAATTTTAGGAACTTCGCTCTCCGCAGTATTAACCTGCTCCCTGTTGCTTAATGATGATACACTGGTAGATAAAATAAGAAATGTATAA
- a CDS encoding winged helix-turn-helix transcriptional regulator codes for MRKINSTNALNEAQLIRNCGVVHALSIIGGRWKPTILFNLLYGKMRYNELLKSIPGVSERMLIAQLRELEQHGLIRRIVYPEVPPRVEYELTAAGKSAGPMLQAISDWGNKLRNKKNAVGKKTSSIAPA; via the coding sequence ATGCGTAAAATAAACTCCACAAATGCACTGAATGAAGCGCAACTGATCCGGAACTGCGGGGTTGTTCATGCCTTATCCATTATTGGCGGCCGGTGGAAGCCCACCATTCTTTTTAACCTTCTTTACGGGAAAATGCGGTATAATGAATTATTAAAATCGATTCCCGGCGTATCGGAACGTATGTTGATCGCACAGCTGAGAGAACTGGAACAGCACGGTTTGATCAGACGCATCGTTTATCCGGAAGTGCCTCCCAGAGTAGAATATGAATTAACTGCAGCAGGCAAATCAGCAGGGCCTATGCTGCAAGCCATTTCCGATTGGGGCAATAAGCTGCGGAATAAGAAAAACGCTGTGGGTAAAAAAACATCCAGTATTGCACCTGCATGA
- a CDS encoding SDR family NAD(P)-dependent oxidoreductase: MKQLESKTVLITGGSRGIGAAIAQRLAREGAQVALTYKASPEKAAEVVKAIEEQNGKATAIQADNADPQAIVNAVETTVKELGRLDILVNNAGIGVYKDINAFTVEDFDAIVAVNIRAVFMAVKAALPYLKRGSRIITIGSCQADRMPGPGGALYAMSKSALTGFTKGIARDLGPKGITANLVHPGPVDTDMNPANGPAADFQRSLMALDAFGTGDEIASLVAYLAGPESSYITGAGFLIDGGTNI; encoded by the coding sequence ATGAAACAATTAGAGAGTAAAACAGTATTGATAACGGGTGGCAGCAGGGGAATAGGCGCTGCCATTGCACAACGGCTTGCGCGGGAAGGCGCACAGGTTGCGCTCACCTACAAAGCTTCTCCGGAAAAGGCAGCGGAAGTAGTAAAAGCCATTGAAGAGCAAAACGGGAAAGCAACAGCGATACAGGCGGATAATGCCGACCCACAGGCGATTGTGAACGCAGTTGAAACAACCGTAAAGGAATTAGGCAGACTGGACATTTTGGTGAATAATGCGGGCATCGGTGTTTATAAGGATATCAATGCATTTACGGTGGAGGATTTTGATGCGATTGTAGCGGTGAACATACGGGCCGTTTTTATGGCAGTAAAAGCAGCCTTGCCTTATCTGAAAAGGGGCAGCCGGATCATCACCATTGGCAGCTGCCAGGCTGATCGGATGCCAGGCCCGGGCGGTGCGCTTTATGCAATGAGTAAAAGCGCCCTTACAGGCTTTACAAAAGGTATTGCAAGAGATCTGGGGCCAAAAGGAATTACCGCTAATCTGGTGCATCCCGGCCCGGTGGATACGGATATGAATCCCGCAAACGGCCCTGCTGCTGATTTTCAGCGTTCTTTAATGGCGCTTGATGCTTTTGGAACCGGTGATGAAATTGCATCACTGGTGGCTTACCTGGCCGGACCGGAAAGCAGTTATATTACCGGGGCCGGTTTTTTGATTGATGGCGGAACAAATATTTAA
- a CDS encoding 1-acyl-sn-glycerol-3-phosphate acyltransferase, translating to MQQFFISIYDFLRPRKPLLYSLFFVTLALFLLFASRIKFVEDVYAIIPKDQKTEKLTQVFGNSKFADKLAIMVSLKDTGRTAADSLVSYTDELADALQQRAKPYIKNIRYKVEDDFTMELFQTIQEHLPVFLSEKDYAKIDTFRQPEVLKATLANDIKLLSSPSGFAINDVIRNDPSGISFLALKKLQQLQFDDNFELYDNHIITKDNKTMLLFITPVYAAGNTGMNKRFFDILDHTFDSLRLLHPQIQPYYFGGAVVSEGNAIQLRKDTLFTQGITIVFLVLFIAFYFKKKRAPVLILVPVVYGAAFSLALIYLIKGSISVIALGTGSIVLGIVINYSLHVFNHYRHTGNVRQVIRDLSFPLTIGSFTTIAGFLSLQYATSDMLKDLGLFAGLSLVGAVICSLVFLPHFLGRSAQSPAGHHSWLDKLAGVRPETNKWLVALIFVLTIVFLFYMKKVQFEPDMTQLNYMSKELKQAEAKLNSISGSSLKSVYLVAEGNSLENALSRSEQLQNTIDSFKATGQVNSSAGVASLLLSDSLQKKRIDRWNAYWTTEKKQQLLSDIKAQGVATGFKANAFAGFEQLLNTDFTPVNKEQLQDIRNTYLDDYITEQPGHASVVTLLKVPEQQKQIVINTLEKADNAVVLDRQYLTNRLTGMVNDDFNRIAWIVSILVAVVLFLTFGRIELMLMAFIPMLISWVWILGIMAIAGIKFNIVNIIVSTLIFGLGDDYSLFVMDGLLSEYKTGKKLLSSYKSSILLSAITTIAGLGVLGFAKHPALRSISFISVTGILCVVLMSQILIPFLFNLFIKSRIKRKFHPWTLWSWHRSSFSFVYFASTSLLLTLVGFFLVKLNPFNKEKGKYIYHVLLSKFCMSVLYIMGNFRKKINNPAHETFKTPAVVIANHQSFLDILKMAMLNPRLILLTNRWVWKSPVFGWAIRMADFYPVANGIENSVPLLKTLTDKGYSIVVFPEGTRSARPPIKRFHKGAFYLAEKLHLDIVPVLLHGLGYTMTKGDYLLKNGPITAQYLPRIKADDLSWGSSYQERTRSVSKYFREQHTQLTKELEQPKYFKEHLFFNYIYKGPVLEWYLKIKLRLENYYQPFHKVMPLEGSILDLGCGYGFMSYILYWSSQEKRRITGVDYDEGKIDTANHCFSKTDDIHFIHADISRFSFESYNGIIISDVLHYLQPEQQVAVIEKAIQSLLPGGVLVIRDGDKDLKAKHKGTRLTEFFSTKIFSFNKTVNELHFLSGKMIKELAIKHGLSFERVDNTKYTSNVIWVLRKHEN from the coding sequence ATGCAGCAGTTTTTTATTTCCATATATGATTTTTTAAGACCGAGGAAACCCTTACTGTATTCATTGTTTTTTGTAACGCTGGCACTGTTCCTGCTCTTTGCCAGCCGGATAAAATTTGTAGAGGATGTTTATGCCATCATTCCCAAAGATCAGAAAACGGAAAAGCTGACGCAGGTTTTTGGGAACTCAAAGTTCGCCGATAAGCTGGCCATTATGGTATCCTTAAAAGATACCGGCCGTACAGCAGCAGACAGCCTGGTAAGCTATACAGATGAGCTGGCAGATGCATTGCAGCAAAGAGCAAAACCCTATATTAAAAATATCAGGTACAAAGTGGAAGATGATTTTACAATGGAATTGTTTCAGACCATCCAGGAACATCTCCCCGTTTTTTTGTCAGAAAAAGATTATGCAAAGATCGATACGTTCAGGCAGCCGGAAGTATTAAAAGCAACACTGGCAAATGATATTAAATTATTAAGCTCCCCCTCAGGCTTTGCGATCAATGATGTGATCCGTAATGATCCGAGTGGTATTTCGTTCCTGGCATTGAAAAAATTACAGCAGCTGCAATTTGATGATAATTTTGAGCTGTACGATAATCATATCATCACAAAGGACAACAAAACCATGCTGTTGTTCATTACGCCCGTATATGCAGCCGGTAACACCGGTATGAATAAACGCTTTTTCGATATTCTGGATCACACCTTTGATTCATTACGGCTACTGCACCCGCAGATACAGCCTTATTATTTCGGCGGGGCGGTTGTCTCTGAAGGCAACGCCATCCAGCTAAGAAAGGATACGCTGTTCACACAAGGCATCACTATAGTATTCCTGGTGCTGTTCATTGCATTTTACTTCAAAAAGAAGCGGGCACCGGTGCTGATTTTGGTACCGGTTGTTTATGGGGCTGCCTTTTCACTGGCTCTTATTTATCTGATCAAAGGCAGTATTTCTGTGATTGCATTGGGTACAGGGTCCATTGTGCTGGGGATCGTGATCAATTATTCACTGCACGTTTTTAATCATTACCGCCATACAGGCAATGTGCGGCAGGTGATCAGGGATCTTTCTTTTCCATTAACCATTGGAAGCTTTACCACTATCGCCGGTTTCCTGTCGCTCCAGTATGCTACTTCCGATATGCTGAAGGACCTCGGGTTGTTTGCGGGACTGAGCCTGGTGGGCGCTGTTATTTGTTCGCTGGTATTCCTGCCGCATTTCCTGGGCAGATCGGCACAAAGCCCCGCAGGGCATCATTCCTGGCTGGATAAGCTGGCCGGGGTGCGGCCGGAAACCAATAAATGGCTGGTGGCGCTCATTTTTGTACTGACCATTGTTTTCCTGTTTTACATGAAAAAGGTGCAGTTTGAGCCGGACATGACGCAGCTCAACTATATGTCCAAAGAGCTGAAGCAGGCCGAAGCAAAGCTCAACAGCATCAGCGGGTCTTCCTTAAAATCTGTTTATCTGGTGGCAGAAGGAAACAGCCTGGAGAATGCCCTCAGCAGAAGCGAGCAGCTGCAAAATACAATAGACAGTTTTAAAGCCACCGGACAAGTCAATAGCAGCGCCGGGGTTGCCTCCCTGCTGCTGTCAGATTCGCTGCAAAAAAAGCGTATCGATCGCTGGAATGCTTACTGGACGACTGAAAAGAAGCAGCAACTGCTTTCGGATATAAAAGCGCAGGGCGTCGCAACCGGCTTTAAAGCAAATGCATTTGCCGGTTTTGAGCAATTATTGAATACCGATTTTACGCCGGTTAATAAAGAGCAGTTGCAGGATATCCGCAATACTTATCTTGATGATTATATTACGGAACAGCCCGGCCACGCTTCGGTAGTTACGCTTTTGAAAGTGCCGGAGCAGCAGAAGCAAATCGTCATCAATACGCTTGAAAAAGCCGATAATGCCGTGGTCTTAGACCGCCAGTACCTCACCAACCGGTTAACGGGAATGGTCAATGATGATTTCAACCGTATTGCCTGGATCGTATCCATCCTGGTAGCAGTGGTATTGTTCCTTACATTTGGAAGGATCGAATTAATGCTGATGGCTTTCATTCCAATGCTCATCAGCTGGGTATGGATACTGGGCATTATGGCGATTGCTGGTATTAAATTCAACATTGTAAATATTATCGTGTCCACGCTTATATTTGGCCTGGGCGATGATTACAGCTTATTTGTAATGGACGGCCTTTTATCGGAATATAAAACCGGTAAAAAATTATTAAGCTCCTATAAATCTTCCATCCTGCTTTCTGCCATTACCACTATTGCAGGGTTGGGTGTGCTGGGTTTTGCAAAGCATCCAGCGCTAAGATCCATTTCGTTCATTTCGGTTACCGGTATCCTCTGCGTGGTATTAATGTCGCAGATATTAATACCTTTTCTCTTCAATCTTTTTATTAAAAGCAGGATCAAACGGAAATTCCATCCCTGGACCCTCTGGAGCTGGCACCGTTCTTCTTTTTCATTTGTGTACTTTGCTTCCACCAGTCTATTATTGACCCTTGTTGGTTTTTTCCTGGTAAAGCTGAATCCTTTCAATAAAGAAAAAGGAAAATACATTTACCATGTATTACTGTCTAAGTTTTGCATGTCGGTGCTGTATATTATGGGCAATTTCAGAAAAAAAATTAATAATCCTGCACACGAAACATTTAAAACACCTGCAGTTGTTATTGCCAACCACCAATCCTTTCTGGATATTTTAAAAATGGCCATGCTGAACCCCCGGCTGATCTTGCTGACCAACCGCTGGGTCTGGAAGTCGCCGGTATTTGGATGGGCTATCCGCATGGCCGATTTTTATCCGGTTGCCAATGGTATTGAGAACAGTGTGCCGCTCCTGAAAACACTTACCGATAAAGGTTATTCTATTGTGGTATTCCCGGAAGGCACCCGTAGTGCGCGCCCACCTATCAAACGCTTTCACAAAGGCGCCTTTTACCTGGCGGAAAAGTTACACCTGGATATTGTTCCCGTTTTATTACATGGATTGGGTTATACCATGACAAAAGGCGATTACTTATTAAAGAACGGCCCCATTACAGCGCAATACTTACCCAGGATCAAAGCAGATGATCTGAGCTGGGGCAGCTCTTACCAGGAGCGTACCCGGTCTGTTTCAAAATACTTCAGGGAACAGCACACCCAATTAACAAAAGAACTGGAACAGCCAAAATATTTTAAAGAGCACCTGTTCTTTAATTATATTTATAAAGGCCCGGTACTGGAATGGTATTTAAAAATAAAGCTGCGGCTGGAAAACTATTACCAGCCTTTTCATAAGGTGATGCCATTGGAGGGCAGCATCCTGGACCTGGGCTGCGGCTATGGTTTTATGAGCTATATTCTTTACTGGAGCAGCCAGGAAAAACGCCGTATTACAGGTGTGGATTATGATGAAGGAAAGATCGATACCGCCAATCACTGCTTCAGCAAAACGGACGACATTCATTTTATCCATGCCGATATCAGCCGGTTTTCTTTTGAAAGCTATAACGGTATTATCATTAGTGATGTGCTGCATTACCTGCAACCGGAACAGCAGGTAGCTGTTATTGAAAAAGCTATTCAAAGCTTATTACCAGGCGGCGTGCTGGTGATCCGCGATGGGGATAAAGATCTGAAAGCGAAACATAAAGGTACCCGGCTGACCGAATTCTTTTCCACCAAAATATTCTCCTTCAACAAAACGGTCAATGAGCTGCATTTCCTTTCCGGAAAAATGATCAAAGAGTTAGCAATAAAACATGGACTTTCCTTTGAGCGGGTAGATAATACAAAGTACACCTCCAATGTGATTTGGGTACTGAGAAAACACGAAAATTAG